A stretch of the Leptidea sinapis chromosome 5, ilLepSina1.1, whole genome shotgun sequence genome encodes the following:
- the LOC126964547 gene encoding delta-aminolevulinic acid dehydratase, which yields MSELFTTPEHVLQGGYHHATLRKLQEPNTSIETHNIMYPVFLLEDENAMQPVLSMPNVYRYGIKNLIPALKELVDKGLKSILIFGIVETLEKDSVGSSADCASNPVIKALPLLRSAFPGLILACDVCLCPYTSHGHCGVLNEQGVIDHAPSVKRIAEVALAYAKAGAHIVAPSDMMDNRIKAIKDALVANKLQNQVSLLSYSCKFASNMYGPFRDTMKSSPMAGDRKCYQLPPGSTGLAARAAARDVAEGADFLMVKPGLPYLDIVRRTKDAYPNHPLFIYQVSGEYAMISRSGEGEMEAILMETLLCMRRAGADCIITYFAPLILDLIKKQ from the exons ATGAGCGAACTTTTCACGACACCGGAGCATGTCCTCCAAGGAGGATACCACCATGCAACTTTACGAAAGCTTCAGGAACCTAACACAAGTATagaaacacataatattatgtatccaGTGTTTTTGCT ggAGGATGAGAATGCTATGCAGCCAGTGTTAAGTATGCCAAATGTGTATAGATATGGAATCAAAAATCTCATACCAGCTTTAAAGGAATTGGTAGATAAGGGGCTTAAGTCTATTCTCATATTTGGTATTGTTGAAACATTGGAAAAG GATTCAGTTGGTTCAAGTGCTGACTGTGCTTCTAACCCAGTTATTAAAGCTCTGCCATTACTGCGATCAGCGTTTCCAGGGTTAATATTGGCCTGTGATGTGTGTTTGTGTCCATACACCTCCCATGGACATTGCGGGGTGTTGAATGAACAGGGTGTTATTGATCATGCCCCTTCCGTTAAGAGGATTGCTGAAGTTGCCCTTGCATATGCAAAAGCAG GAGCCCACATAGTTGCACCATCTGATATGATGGATAACAGAATCAAAGCCATCAAGGATGCGCTGGTTGCTAATAAGTTGCAGAATCAG GTGTCGCTGCTATCGTATTCGTGTAAGTTTGCGTCGAACATGTACGGTCCGTTCCGAGACACTATGAAGAGTTCTCCGATGGCTGGCGATAGGAAGTGTTATCAGCTACCACCAGGGAGCACTGGCCTCGCCGCGAGAGCAGCG GCTCGTGACGTAGCCGAAGGTGCCGACTTCCTCATGGTGAAACCTGGCCTGCCCTATCTCGACATCGTGCGGCGGACGAAGGACGCGTACCCCAACCACCCGCTCTTTATATATCAG GTATCTGGGGAGTACGCCATGATTTCCCGTTCTGGAGAGGGCGAGATGGAAGCAATACTGATGGAGACGCTCCTTTGTATGCGAAGAGCTG GTGCCGATTGCATCATCACATACTTCGCGCCGTTAATTCtggatttaattaaaaaacaatag